Sequence from the Candidatus Omnitrophota bacterium genome:
AAATACTCGCATTTAGTTAGAATGGCGCAGGCGAGATGCAACGAATCGATTTTTTGCAAACCCATCTGATTTATAGAAATTGCCCTATCAATCACCTCTTTTGTCTCGTGAATATTACTTATTGCATATTTTTTCCATTCGCCGATTTGATTTTTTCGTTCATGAAAGGGATTTTTACTGTTCACATAATCTAAAA
This genomic interval carries:
- a CDS encoding PIN domain protein; the encoded protein is MKIYLDNCCFNRPFDDQSHIRIRLESEAKLKIQEEIRAGNLNLGWSYILDYVNSKNPFHERKNQIGEWKKYAISNIHETKEVIDRAISINQMGLQKIDSLHLACAILTKCEY